A region of Lycium barbarum isolate Lr01 chromosome 3, ASM1917538v2, whole genome shotgun sequence DNA encodes the following proteins:
- the LOC132633753 gene encoding protein VACUOLELESS GAMETOPHYTES-like → MAILLTNTMRHFTHPKHPITLHDDTINPKYLCEGCMTYGSGKRYYCHDCTFNLHEYCATCPRNLSSFMHPHHSLTLVGRDHLPDRVCKVCCDPIEGLSYRCELCEFNVHPICTLLPDTLKHILHQRHPLRLLGSSQPAGNCAVCREACDASSWRYRCALCEFDIHIGCVTVQCINTSPHRGIPTYVSPYVFPQQQYSGGYAYWNPSPNTFPGPSNMHHYNYNMPQPQLHQQHQGPGQAQTHNGGSGGGIGQVMFNLVKAIGIGVVSNMIFGVDVSPLFAC, encoded by the exons ATGGCAATTCTCCTAACGAACACCATGAGACATTTCACCCACCCAAAACATCCAATAACACTACATGATGATACCATTAACCCTAAATATTTGTGTGAGGGTTGCATGACCTATGGCTCAGGAAAAAGATATTACTGCCATGATTGCACCTTTAACCTGCATGAATACTGTGCGACATGTCCACGAAATCTCTCATCTTTCATGCATCCCCACCATTCACTCACGCTCGTTGGACGCGATCACCTGCCTGATCGCGTCTGCAAAGTCTGTTGCGACCCTATCGAAGGCCTATCTTATAGGTGTGAGCTTTGTGAATTCAACGTCCACCCTATATGTACTCTCTTGCCGGACACACTCAAACATATCCTACATCAG CGGCATCCCTTAAGGCTTTTGGGCTCATCTCAACCAGCTGGAAATTGTGCTGTTTGTAGAGAAGCATGTGATGCTTCTTCATGGCGTTATAGGTGTGCACTATGTGAATTTGATATTCATATAGGTTGTGTGACAGTACAATGTATAAATACATCGCCCCATCGAGGAATTCCTACGTACGTTTCACCGTATGTATTTCCTCAGCAACAGTATTCTGGTGGTTATGCTTATTGGAATCCTAGCCCCAACACTTTTCCTGGTCCATCTAATATGCATCATTATAACTACAATATGCCCCAACCACAACTCCACCAACAACATCAAGGTCCCGGACAAGCGCAAACTCATAATGGTGGAAGTGGTGGAGGAATTGGGCAAGTAATGTTTAATCTGGTGAAAGCAATTGGAATTGGGGTGGTTTCCAATATGATATTTGGGGTGGATGTGTCTCCATTGTTTGCATGTTGA